The DNA region CGTCGGCCTCGAAGCCGAAGTGGCGCGCCGCACGGCCGAACTGTCGCGGCTGAACGACACGCTGCGCGCGGAAATCGCCGAGCGCGAGCGTGCCCAGCACCTGCAGGCAGCGTTGTTCGAGATCGCCGAGCTGTCGAGTCAATCCGTCGATATCGGCAAGTTCTTTCGCAGCCTGCATGCGATCGTCGGCGGGCTGCTGTATGCGAAGAACTTCTATATTGCGCTGTTCGAACCTGCGACGGCGGAAGTGTCGTTTCCGTATTACATCGACGAAACGCAGCACGACGTGCCTGTGCCGCGCCGCCGCGAGCGCGGGCTGACGGAATATGTGATCCGCCAGCGCGTGCCTTGCCTGCTCGACACCAGCGACGCGGTGCGTCTCGTCGAGGCGGGCGAGATCAAGCTGGACAGCGAGAACATCCGCTTGCGCTCGTGGCTTGGTGTGCCGCTTTTCGACGGCAACGTGGTGCGTGGCGTGCTGGTGGTGCAGAGCTATTCATCGAGCGTGCGTTATGACGGGCGGGATCAGGAACTGCTGACCTTCGTGTCGCGCCACATCGATACGGCGCTGTCGCGGCGGCGCGTCGCCGAGGCGCAGCAAGCGGCGAATCTCGAACTCGAAGCGCGCGTGCTCGCGCGCACGCAGGAACTCGACGCGGCCAACGCGCGGCTGTTGCACGAGAACTATCACGACGCGCTGACGGGCCTGCCGAACCGCTCGCATCTGTACGAGCGGCTCGAAGCGGCCTGGCATGGCTACAGCAGGCGCGGCGATCCGTTGTCCGTGCTGTTCATCGACCTCGACCGTTTCAAGGTGGTCAACGACAGCCTTGGCCATCTGTTCGGCGATGCATTGCTCGTCGAGGTAGCGGGGCGGCTGCGTGAATGCTTGCGGCGCGACGATCTGCTCGCGCGGCTGGGCGGCGACGAGTTCGCCGTCGTGGTGCCGGGGGCGAGCCTGCAAACGGTATTGGCGCTGGCGGAGCGCATTCTTGCGGCCTTCGATACCCCGTTCAACATCGGCGAGCAGACGGTGTTCACGTCATGCAGCGTCGGCGTGGTGAGCGCGGACAGCGCACATCACCGCGAGCCCGCCGATCTGCTGCGCGACGCCGATGCGGCGATGTACCGCGTGAAGAATCGCGGCCGCGACAGCTTCGCGGTGTTCAACCATCAGATGCGCCGTGAGCTGTCGGATCAGATCGAAACGGAGGGCGCACTGCGCAACGCGCTCAAGCGCGACGACGAACTGGTGCCGTATTTCCAGCCGATCGTCGATATTGGCAGCGGGCAACTGGTCGCGCTGGAGGCGTTGATCCGCTGGCGGCAGCCGAACGGCGAGGTGTGGGCGCCGGGGCGTTTCTTGCCCGCGGTGGAAGGGCTGAAGCTGATCGGGCGTCTGGACATGTACATGCTGACGCGCGTGGCGGAGATTCTCGCGCAGCCGGAGCATATCGACTGGCCGCCCGTGCAGGTGAATCTGTCGAGCTACAGCATCACGCGCCCCGAGTTCGCGGACGAACTGCTCGAACTGTTGAAGCGCTATGGCGTGCATCCTTCGCGCATTTCGCTTGAACTGACGGAAGGCGCGCTCGTTGCCGAGCCGGACCTTGCACGCACGACGATGCAAAGTCTCGCGGATAACGGCATGTGTGTCGTGCTCGACGATTTCGGCACGGGCTTTTCTTCATTGAGCTATGTGCATCAGTATCGATTCAGTGGTCTGAAGATCGACAAGTCGTTCGTGTTCGAATTGACGCAGAGCGCGCGCAGCCGCGCGATTGTGCGCGCGATCGTGCGGATGGCGGAATCGCTGGAGTTGACGGTCGTTGCCGAGGGCATCGAGGATCAGGCGACGCTCGAACTGTTGCGCACGATCGGCGCGGCGCACGGGCAGGGCTATCACCTGGCGCGGCCGATGTCGCTGGAGGCGCTGATGTCGTCGCCGCTGGCGCCGCGCTCGCAGGCGATGGAGCAATAGCGCTCCCCGTTTTGTTCTATTCGCGTGGGACGCGGCCCATCAGGTAGAACTCGTCGTTGGGCCGCATCGAGATGACGTTCGCCATGCGGTTCGACAGGCCGAAGAATGCGGTGATGGCGGTGATGTCCCAGATGTCGGCATCGCTGAAGCCGTGCGTGCGCAGTGTGTTGAAATCTTCGTCGTTCGTGGCTGCCGAGTCTCGGCACACCTTGATGGCGAAATCCAGCATCGCTTTCTGACGTGGGGTGATGTCGGCCTTGCGGTGATTCACGGCTAGTTGATCTGCTAGCAGCGGTTGCTTCTCGTAGATGCGCAGGATTGCGCCGTGCGCTACGACGCAGTAGAGGCAGTTGTTTACCGCGCTCGTTGCGACTACGATCATTTCGCGCTCGCCTTTGGTGAGGCCGCCTTCTTTTAGCATGAGGGCGTCGTGGTAGGCGAAGAAGGCCCGGAATTCGTCCGGGCGGTGCGCGAGTGTGAGGAAGACGTTCGGGACGAAGCCTGCTTTGGCTTGGACTTCCAGTATCCGGGCGCGGATGTCGTCGGGCCATTCGCCCGGGGTCGGGACGGGGTAGCGGCTGATCGTTGTTTCTGGCATTGCGGTGGCTCCTTTTTTCTGTGTCTGCGACGCGTTTGGGTGGTTTGCCTGGGTTTGCGTTGGCATTCGCGATTTGCTTTTGCTTTTGCTTTTGCCTTTGCCTTTGCCTTTGCCTTTGCTGGCGTCCGCGGTTCGGGTTTTTTAGCCTCTGCGCTGGCATCCGCGCATTGTTATCTTGCTTCACGCGTCGCCCCTGTGCGGGGCGGCACCTACTTTTCTTTGCCGCCGCAAAGAAAAGTAGGCAAAAGAAAGCGGCTCACACCGCCAATTCTAGTTCTTGCCTGAGGGCCCCCAAAGGTTCTTACACTTCACACGGCAATCACGTGACTGATGTTGGTTGCCAGCGCCCTGAACAGGCGCCTCACCTGCTTCGGACACCCGTACTCGCACAAGCGGCAGCGAATGGTACGTGCCGCCCAGGTGGCAAACTGTGTGTAGGTTGTCGCACCGCAGAGCTTAGTGCTTTTACCAGAAACACCGATCTTGCTACACAGTCCGGAGTGATGCGTGTACGGCGCGAAAGCCGACACACAGTTTGCCACCTAGGCGGCGGCGGACTGTCTGGCGTGGCGTGCTGCGACGCGGGTATATGAAGCGGGTGAGGCGTACGGAGAGGGCGTTGGCAACGGAGGTGAACAGGTGCGCTGCCGTGTGAGGGGTGGGGACGTTGGGGGCCCGTGGATACGAACAAGTGCTGGCGGTGTGAGCCGCTTTCTTTTGCCTACTTTTCTTTGCGGCGGCAAAGAAAAGTAGGTGCCGCCCCGCACAGGGGCGACGCGTGAAGCGCGCTAACAATTCGCGGATGCCAGCGCAGAGGCTAAAAAACCCGAACCGCGGACGCCAGCAAAGGCAAAAGCAAAAGCAAAGGCAAAAGCAAATCGCGAATGCCAACGCAAACCCCGACCAGCGTCGCAGACACCAAAAACCCACTACTTTGTGGTGACCTCTCTCTTTCCCCTAACAATCTCATCCCCGGCATTCGCCGACAACTTCCTGGTAACAAGAATCGAAGCAAAGGAACAAAGCCCGACCACAACAAACGCGGGCCAGAAATCGGACCACTGAAGCGCAGCATGCCCATGCACACCGCGAGTAATCGATAAGACAATCCCCGCGACGGTAACCCCGAGCCCAAGAGAAATCTGCTGCACGACACTACCGAGACTAGTCGCCCGACCCACATCCCGGCTTTCAATCTCCGCATAAGTCATCGAGTTCAAACTCGTAAACTGCAAAGCAGGAAAGAACCCGCCAAGCAGCACGATGACCCATATCAACCATGTCGGCGTCCCGGGGAAAAACGCACCGCATGCCGCAATGGCGATACCTGAATACGCCGCGTTGTACATCAGCACCGTGCGAAACCCCCAGCGTCGCAAGACAGTGGCGGCAAGCGTGCGCATGAACATGCCGCCAAACGCCGAGGCACAGGTAATCAACCCCGATTCGAACGCGCTCATGCCAAGCCCTTCCTGCAGCACAAGCGGCAGCAAAAACGGCACGGCACCCAGCCCGATGCGAAACAGCGATCCACCCAGCACGCTAGCCTGAAACGTCGGCACGCGGAAAAACCGCAAATCGAGCAACGGACGCTCGACACGCCGCGCATACAGCACATAGATACCGAGCATCACAGTACCGATCACCGTCATCACGACGGCCGTCGTGCCCGTGACCAGTTCGCCGTCCGTGAGCGAAAGGCCAAGCAGAAACAGCGACGCGCCGCCCGCCGATAAAACGAAACCCACCCAGTCGAGTGGACCCGGATGCGGCTCGCGTGTGTTCTTGATGTACTTGTTGGTGAGCCAGATGCCCAGAATCCCGACGGGAATGTTGATGAAGAAGATCAGCCGCCAATGCAGGTACGTCGTGATGAAGCCGCCGAGCAGCGGCCCCGCCGCGGGTCCGAGCATCGCGGGCACGCTCAGGTAGTTCATCGCGCGTATGTACTCGGAGCGCTCTACCACGCGGAAGATGATGATCCGTCCGACCGGCACCATCATTGCGCCGCCCACGCCCTGTATGAAGCGCGCGACGGTAAATGTCGCGAGCGATGTGGACGCCGCGCACGCCAGCGAGCCGACCACGAAGATGCCGATTGCCGTGCGGAACACCGAGCGAGCGCCGAAACGGTCGGCGAGCCATCCGCAGACGGGAATGAACACGCCGAGCCCGAGCACGTAGCTGGTGACGGCGATTTTCAGCGTGACGGGATCCCGGCCGAAGGCGCGCGCCATTTCAGGCAGCGCAGTGACGATGACATTCGCATCGACGCTCTCCATGAACATCGCGCAGGCGACGATGACGGGAGCGATAAAAGCCTTGATGGCAAGCAGCACGGGCGGCGAGCGATGTAAGTGAACGTTGATTATTGCATAGCCGGTCTGTCAAAATCCATGACGTTGTGGGGGCAACTGGATTTTGATCTGTTGCTTTTGCTTTTGCTTTTGCTTTTGCTTTTGCTTTTGCTTTCGCGTTTTGCTTTTTGCTTTTTGCTTTTGGCTGGCAGGCGTCGCCACTGTGCGCTTGTTTTTGCGCTGGCATCCGCGTGACGTTAGCGTGCTTCAAGCGTTGCCCCTGTGCGGGGCGGCACCTACTTTTCTTTGCCGCCGCAAAGAAAAGTAGGCAAAAGAAAGCGGCTCACACCGCCAATTCTTGACCTTTGTCCACGGGCCCCCAACCTTCCCACGCTTCACACGGCAAGGTGTCGTTACTTGCCCGTTGCCAGCGCGTCGAAGAAACGCACCACCCACCTCATGCACCCGTACAACGACCAGCGGCAGCGAATCGCATATGCCGCCCAGGTGGCAAACTGTGTGTAGGTTGTAGCACCGCACAGCTTAGTGCTCTTACCAGAAACACCAATCTTGCTACACAGTCCGGAGTGATGCGTGTACGGCGCGAAAGCCGACACACAGTTTGCCACCTGGGCGGCGGCGGACTGTGTGGCACGGCGTGTCACGACGCGGAAGCGTGAAGCGGGTGAGGCGTACAGAGAGGGCGTTGGCAACGCACGCAAATAGATATGCTGCCGTGTGAAGTGTGGGGACGTTGGGGGCCCGTGGATAAGAACAAGGGCTGGCGGTGTGAGCCGCTTTCTTTTGCCTACTTTTCTTTGCGGCGGCAAAGAAAAGTAGGTGCCGCCCCGCACAGGGGCGACGCTTGAAGCACGGTAACGTCACGCGGATGCCAGCGAAAAACCCAAAACCCAAAACCCAAAACCCAAAACCCAAAACCCAAAACCCAAAACCCAAAACCGCGGACGGCGAGCGCAAAGCAAAAGCCCGCGCCCAGCAGTCGCAGACAAAGCCAGCCACGACCCCGCCCAAGAGCAACGCTCGCACCGCGAAATCCCCCCGGCGCATGCGGGCAAAAAAACACCCAACCCCAGATCACCTTCCGTGACGGCTGAACAGCCGACGATGACGCCCATCTGCCCCGGCATCCGCCTCATCACCCCCAATCCAACCGAACTCCACCCGCGTACGTGTAAAGAACACATGCACATTCGCCGCCCGCACGATCTCCAGCAGTCGATCCGCGTCAGCGTCGGTGGCCGCGAGGATCACCTGCTGCGGCTGGTCGCCGAGCGACAGTGCATGCGCAGCATGAAGAGCACCCGCATGCCCGACGCCCTGCGCGCAACTGATCACCGTCGCGCCGCGAATCCCAAGCCCACGCGCCTCGTGCAGCAGCCATTCGCACACGGTCTGATGACCGTGCCGCCGGTTGCGCTCAGTGCAGAAAGTCAATTGACAGCCGTTCATCGCTACGCCCGCGACGCCGAAGCCGACGGCGCCCTGGCGCCCGCATGGCTCACGTGATGCCGTGCATATTCGACCGCTTCGATCAGCACGGAGGCAATTTCACCCACGCGCTCGCGCGGTATCCGTATCTCGACCCATTCGCGCATCGCCGAGCGGCCATACGGCTGGAAGGCGAACGCACGGCCCGTGTCGACCAGCATCGCGGCGCGTTCAGCAGGCAGCTTGATGCCAATGCCGCTGCCGTACACGCAAAACGCGAGATTCGAGCCGACGAACGCAGCCGGGCAGCCGAACATCGCCCCCGCGTGCACCGTCGGGTCCTTGTCCTGAACGTAAGCGAACACCGCATCGAACAGTCCGACATCATGCAAGAGTCTTGGCTCTGTTTTCATCGCGTTTCTCCTGTCGCCCGGATTCGCGTTGCACCGCTAGCGGCCAGGGCGGTAAGCGTGTGCATCGCTGTGTGCGTCAGACGTGAATCAGATTACGCGCATTCACGGGACAGCGCTGCCGAGCACCTCGTAATCGACTGCGCAGCGCGTATAGAAAAGCGGCACGTCGCCTCGCCGCAGGCGCTCGAGCAGCGCATCGACCCGCGCGCTTTCTCCCGCGAGCGTGATGGCGACAGGCTGTTCGGCAAGCTCGACAAAGCGCGCCGCGTGATATTTGCCGTGCACGTCCACGCATTCGCTGACTTCGAACACCGTCGCGCCCTGGATGCCCGCTTGCCGCGCTTCGTCGAGTATCCAGCCGATTGTCGTCTGATGGTGCTTGCGCCGGCCGGTCGTGGCCGCGAACACGGTGAGCTGGCTGCCTTGCATGCCGACCTCCATGCGCTGCGCGCTGACGTGTGAAAACCATTATCGCGCTGTGCACGCGCGCGCGACAGTCTCGCAAGAGCGATGCCCGCCTGCGTTGCGAAGCGTCATGGCTATGGCACGAAGCGACCTCCATTGACCTCCATTCGATGCGGCAGTGCGTCATGGACACGATCATTTGCTCGCGCGTAAATGAATCGTTCACAATGAGGCTCTTCGATACGGCGAATACCGATATGACCGACCCAACGCCCCATGTGCCACATGTTCATCACGCTGCCTCGGAAGGCTATACGAAGGGCGCGGATACTTACGTCAAAGGCCGTCCCGACTATCCGCCCGAACTGGCAGGCTGGCTGAAAGGCGAGCTGGCGCTAGGCCCGGGCAAGACGGCCGTCGATCTCGGCGCGGGCACGGGCAAGTTCACGCCGCGTCTCGTCGAAACGGGCGCGAGCGTGATTGCCGTCGAACCCGTCGCGCAGATGCGCGAAAAAATCGCCGCTGCGCTGCCGCAAGTCGACGTGCGCGAGGGCACCGCGCAATGCTTGCCATTCGCCGACGCATCCATCGATGCCGTGCTGTGCGCGCAGTCGTTTCACTGGTTCGCGACGCCCGCCGCGCTTGCCGAGATTCGCCGCGTGCTGAAACCGGGCGGTCATCTCGGGCTCGTGTGGAACGTGCGCGATGCGCGCGTGCCGTGGGTCGAGCGGCTCGACGCGATCGTCAACGCGCGCGAAGGCGATGCGCCGCGCTATCACACGGGCGAGTGGCGCAAGGTATTCCCGTCCGAGGGTTTCGGCAATCTGGAAGAACGGCACATGCCGCACGGACATACA from Paraburkholderia caribensis includes:
- a CDS encoding DUF190 domain-containing protein, producing the protein MTFCTERNRRHGHQTVCEWLLHEARGLGIRGATVISCAQGVGHAGALHAAHALSLGDQPQQVILAATDADADRLLEIVRAANVHVFFTRTRVEFGWIGGDEADAGADGRHRRLFSRHGR
- a CDS encoding class I SAM-dependent methyltransferase, coding for MRLFDTANTDMTDPTPHVPHVHHAASEGYTKGADTYVKGRPDYPPELAGWLKGELALGPGKTAVDLGAGTGKFTPRLVETGASVIAVEPVAQMREKIAAALPQVDVREGTAQCLPFADASIDAVLCAQSFHWFATPAALAEIRRVLKPGGHLGLVWNVRDARVPWVERLDAIVNAREGDAPRYHTGEWRKVFPSEGFGNLEERHMPHGHTGSVEDVIVTRVHSTSFILALPPEAWAQVEREVRALIASEPALAAHDTVTVPYVTYAFRLTRVG
- a CDS encoding sensor domain-containing phosphodiesterase, whose protein sequence is MWNAELSADGTGSQSIDEAARVVEALGVPWAWYRAGQHLDLVREGATPFDWPRTIVPGMLHDACVERGWFAWPTGRSDLALGWLLAPVSLAADPAFAALARAIGEQMQADALVRAQNVQRVLYDIAYLASSISERGEFLQAIHERLGTLIDAENFYLALYDGETGAVTYPYYIDLIDTEAVDTNHMDMVDPERLSLTGYVLTTGQPLLIDEKGIIDAAATGRFYCVGHRPKFWMGAPLKNASDEVFGMLTMQVYDASRIYSAEDRALFLVVARHVAMALDRILHRVGLEAEVARRTAELSRLNDTLRAEIAERERAQHLQAALFEIAELSSQSVDIGKFFRSLHAIVGGLLYAKNFYIALFEPATAEVSFPYYIDETQHDVPVPRRRERGLTEYVIRQRVPCLLDTSDAVRLVEAGEIKLDSENIRLRSWLGVPLFDGNVVRGVLVVQSYSSSVRYDGRDQELLTFVSRHIDTALSRRRVAEAQQAANLELEARVLARTQELDAANARLLHENYHDALTGLPNRSHLYERLEAAWHGYSRRGDPLSVLFIDLDRFKVVNDSLGHLFGDALLVEVAGRLRECLRRDDLLARLGGDEFAVVVPGASLQTVLALAERILAAFDTPFNIGEQTVFTSCSVGVVSADSAHHREPADLLRDADAAMYRVKNRGRDSFAVFNHQMRRELSDQIETEGALRNALKRDDELVPYFQPIVDIGSGQLVALEALIRWRQPNGEVWAPGRFLPAVEGLKLIGRLDMYMLTRVAEILAQPEHIDWPPVQVNLSSYSITRPEFADELLELLKRYGVHPSRISLELTEGALVAEPDLARTTMQSLADNGMCVVLDDFGTGFSSLSYVHQYRFSGLKIDKSFVFELTQSARSRAIVRAIVRMAESLELTVVAEGIEDQATLELLRTIGAAHGQGYHLARPMSLEALMSSPLAPRSQAMEQ
- a CDS encoding DUF190 domain-containing protein, with translation MQGSQLTVFAATTGRRKHHQTTIGWILDEARQAGIQGATVFEVSECVDVHGKYHAARFVELAEQPVAITLAGESARVDALLERLRRGDVPLFYTRCAVDYEVLGSAVP
- a CDS encoding MFS transporter gives rise to the protein MLLAIKAFIAPVIVACAMFMESVDANVIVTALPEMARAFGRDPVTLKIAVTSYVLGLGVFIPVCGWLADRFGARSVFRTAIGIFVVGSLACAASTSLATFTVARFIQGVGGAMMVPVGRIIIFRVVERSEYIRAMNYLSVPAMLGPAAGPLLGGFITTYLHWRLIFFINIPVGILGIWLTNKYIKNTREPHPGPLDWVGFVLSAGGASLFLLGLSLTDGELVTGTTAVVMTVIGTVMLGIYVLYARRVERPLLDLRFFRVPTFQASVLGGSLFRIGLGAVPFLLPLVLQEGLGMSAFESGLITCASAFGGMFMRTLAATVLRRWGFRTVLMYNAAYSGIAIAACGAFFPGTPTWLIWVIVLLGGFFPALQFTSLNSMTYAEIESRDVGRATSLGSVVQQISLGLGVTVAGIVLSITRGVHGHAALQWSDFWPAFVVVGLCSFASILVTRKLSANAGDEIVRGKREVTTK
- a CDS encoding peroxidase-related enzyme; its protein translation is MPETTISRYPVPTPGEWPDDIRARILEVQAKAGFVPNVFLTLAHRPDEFRAFFAYHDALMLKEGGLTKGEREMIVVATSAVNNCLYCVVAHGAILRIYEKQPLLADQLAVNHRKADITPRQKAMLDFAIKVCRDSAATNDEDFNTLRTHGFSDADIWDITAITAFFGLSNRMANVISMRPNDEFYLMGRVPRE